One Streptomyces drozdowiczii DNA segment encodes these proteins:
- a CDS encoding MFS transporter, with product MTEAAAPAPRTTRPVPAGRNYRLLTAASIITALGTHGALIAAAFAVLQAGGDGGDVGLVAAARTVPLVLFLLIGGAIADRLPRHRVMVAANTLNCVSQGLFALLVLAGDPKLWQMMLLTALCGTGQAFFSPAAEGMLMSSVSGEQASRAFALFRMSTQGAAIGGAALGGAMIAAMDPGWVLAVDAAAFAVAGALRAFLDVSHIPAREPGGGLLADLRDGWKEFTGRPWLWSIVAQFSVVVAAVGAAEAVYGPLVARDELGGARPWGFALAAFGVGNIAGALLMMRWKPRRLLLAGTLCVFPLALPSAGLAVPLSASWLCLVMFVSGTAIEVFGVSWMTAMHQEIPEEKLSRVSAYDWFGSVAMVPVATALAGPVESLVGRSEALWGCAGLVVLVTGLVLFVPDVRNLTRRTETVEVAAAPLLPPTSADAEGAVGRLG from the coding sequence GTGACCGAAGCAGCCGCCCCCGCCCCCCGCACCACCCGACCCGTCCCGGCGGGCCGCAACTACCGGCTGCTGACCGCCGCCTCGATCATCACCGCCCTGGGCACCCACGGCGCGCTGATCGCGGCGGCGTTCGCGGTTCTCCAGGCGGGCGGCGACGGCGGTGACGTCGGTCTCGTCGCCGCGGCCAGGACGGTGCCGCTGGTGCTGTTCCTCCTCATCGGCGGGGCGATAGCCGACCGGTTGCCGCGCCACCGGGTGATGGTCGCGGCCAACACCCTCAACTGCGTCTCGCAGGGCCTCTTCGCCCTCCTGGTCCTGGCCGGCGACCCGAAGCTGTGGCAGATGATGCTGCTCACCGCGCTCTGCGGGACCGGGCAGGCGTTCTTCAGTCCGGCGGCCGAGGGCATGCTGATGTCGAGCGTCAGCGGCGAACAGGCGAGCCGGGCCTTCGCGCTCTTCCGGATGTCCACCCAGGGCGCCGCGATCGGCGGTGCCGCCCTCGGCGGGGCCATGATCGCGGCGATGGACCCCGGCTGGGTGCTCGCCGTCGACGCGGCGGCCTTCGCGGTCGCCGGAGCCCTGCGCGCCTTCCTCGACGTCAGCCACATCCCGGCCCGTGAGCCCGGCGGCGGGCTGCTCGCGGATCTGCGGGACGGCTGGAAGGAGTTCACGGGCCGCCCGTGGCTCTGGTCCATCGTCGCCCAGTTCTCCGTGGTGGTCGCCGCCGTCGGGGCCGCCGAGGCGGTCTACGGGCCGCTGGTCGCCCGCGACGAGCTGGGCGGCGCCCGGCCGTGGGGCTTCGCGCTCGCCGCGTTCGGCGTCGGCAACATCGCGGGGGCGCTGCTGATGATGCGGTGGAAGCCGCGCCGGCTGCTGCTGGCCGGGACGCTCTGCGTCTTCCCGCTGGCCCTGCCGTCGGCCGGGCTCGCGGTGCCGCTGTCGGCGAGCTGGCTCTGCCTGGTGATGTTCGTCAGCGGTACGGCGATCGAGGTGTTCGGCGTCTCCTGGATGACGGCCATGCACCAGGAGATCCCGGAGGAGAAGCTGTCGCGCGTCTCCGCCTACGACTGGTTCGGCTCGGTGGCCATGGTGCCGGTCGCCACCGCCCTCGCCGGACCGGTCGAGTCCCTGGTCGGGCGCTCCGAGGCGCTGTGGGGGTGCGCGGGCCTGGTGGTGCTCGTCACGGGTCTCGTGCTGTTCGTTCCGGATGTACGCAATCTGACCCGCCGGACCGAGACGGTCGAGGTGGCCGCCGCCCCGCTCCTGCCGCCCACCTCAGCCGATGCCGAAGGCGCCGTCGGGCGGCTCGGGTGA
- a CDS encoding DUF4442 domain-containing protein, translating into MTAGEMLAATVPMVRTLNLEFLESTADRAVVRMPDQADYHNHVGGPHAGAMFTLAESASGAIVIAAFGDQLSRAVPLAVSAEIGYRKLAMGEVTATAVLGRPAAEVVAELDAGERPEFPVTVEIRRGDGAVTGEMTVIWTLRPNS; encoded by the coding sequence ATGACCGCGGGCGAGATGCTGGCCGCGACGGTCCCCATGGTCCGGACCCTCAACCTCGAATTCCTGGAGTCCACCGCCGACCGCGCGGTGGTCCGCATGCCGGACCAGGCCGACTACCACAACCACGTCGGCGGACCGCACGCCGGAGCGATGTTCACGCTGGCCGAGTCGGCGAGCGGCGCCATCGTCATCGCCGCCTTCGGCGACCAGCTCTCCCGGGCCGTACCGCTCGCGGTCAGCGCCGAGATCGGCTACCGGAAGCTGGCCATGGGCGAGGTCACCGCGACCGCCGTCCTCGGCCGCCCCGCCGCCGAGGTCGTCGCCGAACTCGACGCGGGCGAGCGCCCCGAGTTCCCGGTGACCGTGGAGATCCGGCGCGGCGACGGCGCCGTGACCGGTGAGATGACCGTGATCTGGACGCTGCGCCCCAACTCCTGA
- a CDS encoding DedA family protein: MHIQEWLETVPAISVYILVGAVIGLESLGIPLPGEIVLVSAALLAASHDGINPWILGACATAGAVIGDSIGYAIGRKGGRPLLAWLGGKFPKHFGESQIGLAERSFQKWGMWAVFFGRFVALLRIFAGPLAGVLHMPYWKFLIANVLGGIAWAGGTTAVIYSVGVVAEAWLKRFSYLGLAIAVLIGLASMLILKNRAKKAAAAHSAAEAAEPEPDTVPVAD; the protein is encoded by the coding sequence TTGCACATCCAGGAGTGGCTGGAGACCGTCCCCGCGATCAGCGTCTACATCCTGGTGGGCGCCGTCATCGGGCTGGAGAGCCTGGGCATCCCGCTGCCCGGCGAGATCGTCCTGGTCAGCGCCGCGCTGCTGGCCGCGAGCCACGACGGCATCAACCCCTGGATCCTCGGCGCCTGCGCCACCGCCGGAGCCGTGATCGGGGACTCGATCGGTTACGCGATCGGCCGCAAGGGCGGGCGGCCGCTGCTGGCCTGGCTCGGCGGGAAGTTCCCCAAGCACTTCGGTGAGAGCCAGATCGGCCTGGCCGAGCGCTCCTTCCAGAAGTGGGGCATGTGGGCCGTGTTCTTCGGCCGCTTCGTCGCCCTGCTGCGCATCTTCGCCGGTCCGCTGGCCGGTGTGCTGCACATGCCGTACTGGAAGTTCCTCATCGCCAACGTGCTCGGCGGGATCGCCTGGGCGGGCGGCACGACGGCCGTCATCTACTCCGTGGGCGTCGTCGCCGAGGCATGGCTCAAGCGCTTCTCCTACCTGGGCCTGGCCATCGCGGTCCTGATCGGCCTCGCCTCCATGCTGATCCTGAAGAACCGTGCCAAGAAGGCCGCCGCCGCGCACTCCGCCGCCGAGGCGGCCGAGCCCGAACCGGACACCGTACCGGTCGCGGACTGA
- a CDS encoding gamma carbonic anhydrase family protein, whose protein sequence is MAEQAMIMGIGGKEPVIDAEAFTAPTSVAIGDITMAAGSSLWYQAVLRADCGPIVIGADSNIQDNCSVHVDPGFTVTVGERVSVGHNAVLHGCTIEDDVLIGMGATVLNGAHIGAGSLVAAQALVPQGMRVPPGSLVAGVPAKVKRQLTEEELEGVRFNAVGYVELAKAHREACEG, encoded by the coding sequence ATGGCGGAGCAGGCGATGATCATGGGCATCGGCGGCAAGGAGCCCGTCATCGACGCGGAGGCGTTCACCGCCCCGACGTCGGTGGCGATCGGCGACATCACCATGGCGGCGGGCTCCAGCCTCTGGTATCAGGCGGTGTTGCGCGCGGACTGCGGGCCCATCGTGATCGGCGCGGACTCCAACATCCAGGACAACTGCAGCGTCCACGTCGACCCCGGCTTCACGGTGACGGTCGGCGAGCGGGTCTCGGTCGGCCACAACGCGGTCCTGCACGGCTGCACCATCGAGGACGACGTCCTCATCGGCATGGGGGCCACCGTCCTCAACGGCGCGCACATCGGCGCGGGCTCGCTGGTCGCGGCGCAGGCCCTCGTACCGCAGGGGATGCGGGTGCCGCCGGGGTCGCTGGTCGCGGGCGTCCCGGCGAAGGTGAAGCGGCAGCTGACCGAGGAGGAGCTGGAGGGCGTCCGCTTCAACGCGGTGGGTTATGTGGAGCTGGCCAAGGCCCACCGCGAGGCCTGCGAGGGCTGA
- a CDS encoding acyltransferase has translation MPKNRSPFAPLTAWRRRALSGAVHRCWRWAREAGAVTAEHPGGLRFARIGEGTRLAFPQGTVFGEPWIRLGDHCVIGEQVTLTAGLMPDLDLGPDPILTLGDGVVLGRGSHVVADTTVTIGADTYCGPYVYITSTNHSYDDPHQPVGKQWPRMEPVSIGPGCWIGTGAVILPGARLGRNVVVAAGAVVRGEVPDRAVVAGAPARVVRGWDEEKGWQPPLRTPAPVPIPEGVTPEQLLAVAQLDEG, from the coding sequence GTGCCGAAGAACCGAAGCCCGTTCGCCCCCCTGACCGCCTGGCGGCGGCGTGCCCTGTCCGGGGCCGTCCACCGCTGCTGGCGCTGGGCGCGCGAGGCGGGCGCGGTCACCGCCGAGCACCCCGGAGGGCTGCGGTTCGCCCGGATCGGCGAGGGCACGCGGCTGGCGTTCCCGCAGGGCACGGTCTTCGGGGAGCCGTGGATCCGGCTCGGCGACCACTGCGTCATCGGCGAACAGGTCACGCTCACCGCGGGCCTCATGCCCGACCTGGACCTCGGGCCCGACCCGATCCTCACCCTGGGCGACGGTGTCGTCCTCGGCCGGGGCAGCCATGTCGTCGCCGACACGACGGTGACCATAGGGGCGGACACGTACTGCGGTCCGTACGTCTACATCACCTCGACCAACCACAGCTACGACGACCCGCACCAGCCGGTCGGCAAGCAGTGGCCCCGGATGGAGCCAGTCTCCATCGGACCCGGCTGCTGGATCGGCACCGGTGCGGTGATCCTGCCCGGCGCCCGCCTCGGCCGGAACGTCGTCGTGGCCGCCGGGGCGGTGGTCCGGGGCGAGGTGCCCGACCGGGCGGTGGTGGCCGGAGCGCCCGCCCGTGTCGTACGCGGCTGGGACGAGGAGAAGGGCTGGCAGCCGCCCCTGCGGACGCCGGCCCCGGTCCCGATCCCCGAGGGCGTCACCCCGGAACAACTCCTCGCCGTGGCCCAGCTCGACGAAGGCTGA